One region of Collinsella aerofaciens ATCC 25986 genomic DNA includes:
- a CDS encoding pyridoxal phosphate-dependent aminotransferase, protein MKELSNRTATFTDSVIRRMTRISNKYDAVNLSQGFPDFDPPAQLLNSLSTIAADPKPLYHQYSITWGSQAMREALAAKQEHFMGMPIDPNQNIVVTCGSTEAMMAAMMTVTNPGDKVVIFSPFYENYGADTILSGAEPIYVPLNPPTFDFDREALEAAFRDNDPKAIVLCNPSNPCGKVFTREELTFIADLCKKYDAYCITDEVYEHIVYAPHEHVYMATLPGMFERTISCSSLSKTYSITGWRLGYTIAPAQITERIKKVHDFLTVGAAAPLQEAVVTALNFDDSYYDEVLDLYTAKRDLFCQGLDSIGLEHNVPQGAYYVMMDISEFGYDSDLEFCEDLASKVGVGAVPGSSFFREPVNHLIRFHFAKRDETLNAALENLKSLRDKIKPRG, encoded by the coding sequence ATGAAAGAACTCTCCAACCGCACGGCAACATTTACCGATTCGGTCATCCGCCGCATGACACGCATCTCCAATAAGTACGATGCCGTCAATCTCTCGCAGGGCTTCCCCGACTTCGATCCTCCGGCGCAGCTGCTCAACAGCCTGAGCACCATCGCCGCCGACCCCAAGCCGCTCTACCACCAGTACTCCATTACCTGGGGCTCCCAGGCCATGCGCGAGGCGCTCGCCGCCAAACAGGAGCACTTTATGGGCATGCCGATCGACCCCAACCAGAATATCGTGGTCACCTGCGGCTCCACCGAGGCCATGATGGCCGCCATGATGACGGTTACGAACCCCGGAGACAAGGTCGTCATCTTCTCGCCGTTCTACGAGAACTACGGCGCTGACACCATTCTCTCGGGTGCCGAGCCCATCTATGTGCCGCTCAACCCGCCCACATTCGACTTTGACCGCGAGGCGCTCGAGGCTGCCTTCCGCGACAACGACCCCAAGGCCATCGTCCTGTGCAACCCTTCCAACCCCTGCGGCAAGGTCTTTACGCGCGAAGAGCTCACCTTTATCGCCGACCTGTGCAAAAAGTACGACGCGTACTGCATCACCGACGAAGTCTACGAGCACATCGTCTACGCGCCCCATGAGCACGTCTACATGGCCACGCTGCCCGGCATGTTCGAGCGAACCATCAGCTGCAGCTCGCTGTCTAAGACGTACTCCATCACCGGCTGGCGTCTGGGCTACACCATCGCCCCGGCCCAGATCACCGAGCGCATCAAGAAGGTCCACGACTTTCTCACCGTGGGTGCCGCCGCTCCCCTGCAGGAAGCCGTTGTCACCGCCCTCAACTTCGACGACAGCTATTACGATGAGGTCCTCGACCTCTACACCGCCAAACGCGACCTGTTCTGCCAGGGGCTCGATAGCATCGGTCTTGAGCATAACGTGCCGCAGGGCGCCTACTACGTCATGATGGACATCTCTGAGTTTGGCTATGACAGCGACCTCGAATTCTGCGAGGACCTCGCATCCAAGGTGGGCGTGGGCGCCGTGCCCGGCTCGAGCTTCTTCCGCGAGCCCGTCAACCATCTGATTCGTTTCCACTTTGCCAAGCGAGACGAGACGCTCAACGCGGCGCTGGAGAACCTCAAGTCCCTGCGTGATAAAATCAAACCGCGCGGGTAA
- a CDS encoding ROK family protein has product MAEQQLIGALEAGGTKMVCATGYADGTVLEREQIATTTPQETVEAVNAWFADKGIAALGIGAFGPTAVNPASPQYGKILETPKTAWRYFDLLGTIQNELNIPCGYDTDVNVACLGEVTFGCAQGLTDVVYLTIGTGVGAGVLSGGKLVHGMMHPEAGHILVTRDPRDTIGEHSACPFHDNCLEGLIAGPGVKKRWDGKSAGDMADDPEAMDLLAGYLAQALMTYTLCYAPQKIIIGGGVADHTPIVPLARKKCAEMLNGYIVTPEVNDIDSYIVNNSLEGKQGIMGCLALGAQALQ; this is encoded by the coding sequence ATGGCAGAGCAGCAGCTTATCGGAGCGCTCGAGGCCGGCGGCACCAAGATGGTCTGCGCCACGGGCTATGCGGACGGCACGGTCCTGGAGCGTGAGCAGATCGCGACCACGACCCCGCAGGAGACCGTCGAGGCCGTCAACGCGTGGTTTGCCGACAAGGGCATCGCCGCGCTGGGCATCGGCGCCTTTGGCCCCACCGCAGTCAACCCTGCCTCACCCCAATACGGCAAGATCCTGGAGACGCCCAAGACGGCATGGCGCTACTTTGATCTGCTGGGCACTATCCAAAACGAGCTCAATATTCCCTGTGGCTACGACACCGACGTCAACGTTGCCTGCTTGGGCGAGGTCACCTTTGGTTGCGCCCAGGGCCTCACCGACGTGGTCTACCTGACCATCGGCACCGGCGTGGGCGCCGGCGTGCTCTCGGGCGGTAAGCTCGTGCACGGCATGATGCATCCCGAGGCCGGCCACATCCTGGTCACGCGCGACCCGCGCGACACCATCGGCGAGCATAGCGCCTGCCCCTTCCATGACAACTGCCTCGAGGGCCTCATCGCCGGCCCTGGCGTTAAAAAGCGCTGGGATGGCAAGAGCGCCGGAGACATGGCCGATGACCCGGAGGCCATGGACCTGCTCGCAGGCTATCTGGCACAGGCGCTCATGACCTACACGCTGTGCTACGCACCGCAAAAGATCATCATCGGCGGCGGCGTGGCCGACCACACCCCCATCGTGCCGCTCGCACGCAAAAAGTGCGCCGAGATGCTCAACGGCTATATCGTCACGCCCGAGGTCAACGACATCGATTCCTATATTGTCAACAACAGCCTCGAGGGCAAGCAGGGCATCATGGGCTGCCTGGCCCTGGGCGCACAGGCGCTTCAGTAG
- a CDS encoding VanZ family protein: MVKINRKWAVVTCLMALLIWGNSLVPGSGSGSLSLTVMEAIRGFLHGVGLPYEWVTNFVVRKCAHFTEYMVLGILATHAFDFEGRRTFDVLLPTAVFLLLIPSIDETIQLFVPGRAGMITDVMIDCCGAATGVVLRYLLRSLMCAKKAA; this comes from the coding sequence ATGGTTAAGATCAATCGAAAATGGGCGGTTGTAACCTGCCTGATGGCGCTCTTGATCTGGGGCAATTCGCTGGTTCCCGGCTCGGGGTCGGGCTCGCTGAGCCTAACGGTCATGGAAGCTATCCGCGGTTTCCTGCACGGCGTGGGACTTCCATATGAATGGGTGACCAACTTTGTTGTTCGCAAGTGCGCGCATTTTACCGAGTATATGGTGCTCGGCATCCTGGCAACGCACGCCTTTGATTTTGAGGGGCGGCGCACCTTTGACGTGCTGCTGCCCACGGCGGTGTTCCTGCTGCTGATTCCCTCGATCGACGAGACGATTCAGCTCTTTGTGCCGGGACGCGCCGGCATGATCACCGATGTGATGATCGACTGCTGTGGAGCGGCAACGGGCGTTGTGCTCCGATATCTCTTACGGTCGCTGATGTGCGCCAAAAAGGCCGCCTAG
- the rho gene encoding transcription termination factor Rho: MSDQQQENEITTTQAAPAAPVASDQVAAPAQASAPETPKAASTPTPVAAEKAVSATGEEAAPAKPKRTRRAAKPAADGEEVTKPKRRTARTTRAKRTVAADSSAPISDEVAQARALAQISEAQVVRARRRAAEREAAALTELAAPSVPETPAATETPVADQPTEKPVPRTRRRTAAKAEQVADQVTPELAEASVRSAAGEGTSPVEPAAPAEASEVPVVDPALRPHRRGRKPKAFVEAEKAAAAAAAARDAAATAEPATAADAPVQDATTSEAVSADVEPADVRPGRSHRTAAKRTFKAKAAKKGASEDSAETTADASIDAAESQDVEQPASEKPKRGRKKSAKAKASEQQADAEAQIDSGAEANDAAAANAGAAATDGAAPAEGEDGTRSNRRQHKRNEERNDRKDERNNDRRNRQRDRKQRNKERNAAPTEPTLSREELAAMKVAELREKAKEFEIETTGKKKAELVEEIYVTAAKAEGFRDIKGILQIRPDSSGIIHAHGYMKSNDDAFVPAYLIRSARLRTGDVIEGSLRPSRGGDKRAGLAKITTVNGLDPEQIRNRPKFGDLTPVYPNEPLRMEHGKDSITGRAIDIVSPIGKGQRGLIVSPPKAGKTTILKKICQSISINNPEVHLICLLVDERPEEVTDMQRSIKGEVVASTFDMPADNHTRVAELVIERAKRIVELGGDVVVVLDSITRLARAYNLAAPASGRILSGGVDSAALYPPKRFLGAARNIENGGSLTILASALIDTGSKMDEVIFEEFKGTGNMELKLDRDLADRRIFPAIDPVASGTRNEDLLVDEQMRPFVFGLRRILAGMNNTERAAASFIKGLKGTNTNQEFLVRSAKKHSDYEQTF; the protein is encoded by the coding sequence GTGTCTGATCAACAGCAAGAAAACGAAATAACGACGACGCAAGCCGCTCCCGCTGCACCGGTTGCGTCGGACCAGGTCGCGGCGCCCGCGCAAGCCTCGGCTCCTGAGACGCCTAAGGCTGCTTCGACGCCTACGCCTGTAGCGGCTGAGAAGGCCGTGTCTGCAACTGGTGAGGAGGCTGCTCCGGCAAAGCCCAAGCGCACGCGCCGCGCGGCCAAGCCTGCCGCTGACGGCGAGGAGGTCACCAAGCCCAAGCGCCGTACCGCGCGCACGACGCGCGCCAAGCGCACCGTTGCAGCTGACTCCTCGGCGCCGATTTCCGATGAGGTCGCGCAGGCACGTGCGTTGGCGCAGATTAGCGAGGCTCAGGTGGTGCGCGCCCGCCGTCGTGCTGCCGAGCGCGAGGCCGCGGCTCTGACCGAGCTTGCAGCTCCGTCTGTGCCCGAGACGCCTGCCGCCACCGAGACCCCTGTCGCCGACCAGCCAACCGAGAAGCCGGTACCGCGCACACGCCGTCGCACGGCTGCTAAGGCCGAGCAGGTTGCCGATCAGGTAACCCCCGAGCTCGCTGAGGCTTCGGTCCGTTCCGCGGCAGGGGAGGGCACATCGCCTGTTGAGCCCGCTGCGCCTGCCGAGGCCAGCGAAGTTCCCGTTGTCGATCCGGCTTTGCGCCCGCACCGTCGCGGTCGCAAGCCCAAGGCTTTCGTCGAGGCCGAGAAGGCCGCAGCCGCAGCCGCCGCCGCTCGGGATGCTGCGGCGACCGCCGAGCCTGCAACCGCTGCCGACGCGCCCGTCCAGGATGCTACGACTTCCGAGGCCGTTTCTGCTGATGTCGAGCCCGCCGACGTCCGCCCTGGTCGCAGCCATCGTACTGCTGCTAAGCGCACGTTCAAGGCCAAGGCTGCCAAGAAGGGTGCGTCCGAGGATTCCGCCGAGACGACCGCCGATGCATCGATTGATGCCGCTGAGTCCCAGGACGTCGAACAGCCTGCGTCCGAGAAGCCCAAGCGCGGTCGTAAGAAGTCCGCTAAGGCCAAGGCGTCCGAGCAGCAGGCTGATGCCGAAGCGCAGATTGATTCCGGCGCCGAGGCCAATGACGCCGCTGCGGCCAATGCCGGCGCCGCCGCAACCGATGGTGCCGCCCCCGCTGAGGGCGAAGACGGCACTCGTTCCAACCGTCGCCAGCACAAGCGCAACGAGGAGCGCAACGATCGCAAGGACGAGCGCAACAACGACCGTCGCAACCGTCAGCGCGATCGCAAACAGCGCAACAAGGAGCGCAACGCCGCCCCCACCGAGCCCACGCTTTCGCGCGAGGAGCTCGCTGCCATGAAGGTCGCCGAACTGCGCGAGAAGGCCAAGGAGTTCGAGATCGAGACGACCGGCAAGAAGAAAGCCGAGCTCGTCGAAGAGATCTACGTCACCGCTGCGAAGGCCGAGGGCTTCCGCGACATCAAGGGCATTCTGCAGATTCGCCCGGACAGCTCCGGCATCATCCACGCCCATGGCTACATGAAGTCCAACGACGACGCCTTCGTGCCCGCCTACCTCATCCGCTCCGCGCGTCTGCGCACGGGCGACGTCATCGAGGGCTCGCTTCGTCCTTCGCGCGGCGGCGACAAGCGCGCCGGCCTCGCCAAAATCACGACCGTCAACGGTCTAGACCCCGAGCAGATTCGCAACCGCCCCAAGTTCGGTGACCTCACCCCGGTCTATCCCAACGAGCCGCTGCGCATGGAGCATGGCAAGGACTCCATTACCGGTCGCGCCATCGACATCGTGTCGCCGATCGGCAAGGGTCAGCGTGGCCTGATCGTGTCCCCGCCCAAGGCCGGCAAGACCACAATCCTCAAGAAGATCTGCCAGTCTATCTCGATTAACAACCCCGAGGTGCACCTCATCTGCCTGCTCGTCGACGAGCGCCCCGAAGAGGTTACCGATATGCAGCGTTCCATCAAGGGCGAGGTTGTTGCGTCGACCTTCGATATGCCCGCCGACAACCACACTCGTGTGGCAGAGCTCGTCATCGAGCGCGCCAAGCGCATCGTGGAGCTGGGCGGCGATGTCGTGGTGGTGCTCGACTCCATCACGCGTCTTGCCCGCGCCTACAACTTGGCGGCGCCCGCCTCAGGCCGCATCCTTTCGGGCGGCGTCGATTCGGCGGCCCTGTATCCGCCCAAGCGCTTCCTGGGCGCAGCCCGTAATATCGAGAACGGTGGCTCGCTCACCATCCTGGCCTCTGCCCTCATCGACACCGGTTCCAAGATGGACGAGGTCATCTTTGAGGAGTTCAAGGGCACCGGCAACATGGAGCTCAAGCTTGACCGCGACCTAGCCGATCGCCGCATCTTCCCGGCTATCGACCCCGTTGCCTCCGGCACGCGTAACGAGGACCTGTTGGTCGACGAGCAGATGCGTCCGTTTGTCTTTGGCCTGCGTCGCATTCTTGCCGGCATGAACAACACCGAGCGCGCGGCCGCATCGTTTATCAAGGGTCTTAAGGGCACCAACACCAACCAGGAGTTCCTGGTGCGTTCGGCCAAAAAGCACAGCGACTACGAGCAGACGTTCTAG
- the argS gene encoding arginine--tRNA ligase translates to MPEKIEELVRAALAAAQEAGDLSAFELDDCAIERPADTSHGEWTSTMALKSAKLAHCAPRKIAEAIVAHMPEDPAIEKVEIAGPGFINFYLSVAVKNAIFGEAREKGMDFAKSNVGGGLKTQVEFVSANPVGPMHIGHGRWAALGDSLCRVMDHAGYDIQREFYINDHGSQMNTFGNSISTRYMQLADIIAKQGVDIDEAHKLLIADRDAFVADENDEHPETHPYQDNFAETLGKDSYGGDYIIDEAAEFWRTDGDKWVNADPQERMESFRERGYVKMVDNMRDLCHAVNCDFDRWYSERSLYVKDTEGETAGTSAVDRAFEKLDKMGYLYTKDGALWFRSTDLGDDKDRVLIKSDGEYTYFASDVAYHWDKFQRVDHVIDIWGADHHGYIERVRCVCDALGYPGKFEVLLGQLVNLLRNGKPVRMSKRKGTMVTLQELVDEVGSDAARYTLISKSSNQMVDFDIEAVKKRDNSNPVYYVQYAHARVCSILRRAADVTPEQADEMGMKAVAAKAIGENVDYSLLTDPTELALSRKLNELTDLIASCARDRAPFRLTHFAEELAGDFHSFYAACQVLPSEGRPVDPELSRARLAACDAVRVTLALVLTLVGVSAPEQM, encoded by the coding sequence ATGCCCGAGAAGATTGAAGAGCTGGTACGCGCTGCGCTTGCTGCGGCCCAGGAGGCCGGCGACCTTTCCGCATTTGAACTTGACGATTGCGCTATCGAGCGACCGGCTGACACTTCTCATGGCGAGTGGACCTCTACCATGGCCCTGAAGTCCGCCAAGCTGGCCCATTGCGCCCCGCGCAAGATCGCCGAGGCCATCGTTGCCCATATGCCCGAGGACCCCGCGATCGAGAAGGTCGAGATCGCAGGCCCCGGCTTCATCAACTTCTACCTCTCCGTTGCCGTCAAGAATGCCATCTTTGGCGAGGCTCGCGAGAAGGGCATGGACTTCGCTAAGTCCAACGTCGGTGGTGGCCTGAAGACCCAGGTCGAGTTCGTTTCCGCCAACCCCGTCGGCCCCATGCACATCGGCCACGGCCGCTGGGCCGCGCTGGGCGATTCGCTCTGCCGTGTTATGGACCACGCCGGTTACGACATCCAGCGTGAGTTCTACATCAACGACCACGGCTCTCAGATGAACACCTTCGGCAACTCCATCAGCACGCGCTATATGCAGCTTGCCGACATCATCGCCAAGCAGGGCGTGGATATCGACGAGGCTCACAAACTGCTGATTGCCGACCGCGACGCCTTTGTTGCCGACGAGAACGACGAGCATCCCGAGACTCATCCGTACCAGGATAACTTTGCCGAGACCCTTGGCAAGGACTCCTATGGCGGCGACTACATCATCGACGAGGCCGCCGAGTTCTGGCGCACTGACGGCGACAAGTGGGTCAACGCCGATCCTCAGGAGCGCATGGAGAGCTTCCGCGAGCGCGGCTATGTGAAGATGGTCGACAACATGCGCGACCTCTGCCACGCCGTCAATTGCGACTTCGATCGTTGGTACTCCGAGCGTTCGCTGTACGTGAAGGACACCGAGGGCGAGACCGCCGGCACCTCTGCCGTCGACCGCGCTTTTGAGAAGCTCGACAAGATGGGCTATCTCTACACCAAGGACGGCGCCCTGTGGTTCCGCTCCACCGACCTGGGCGATGACAAGGACCGCGTCCTGATCAAGTCCGACGGCGAGTACACCTACTTCGCCTCCGACGTTGCCTATCACTGGGATAAGTTCCAGCGCGTCGACCACGTCATCGACATCTGGGGCGCCGACCACCACGGCTACATCGAGCGTGTCCGCTGCGTCTGCGATGCCTTGGGTTACCCCGGCAAGTTCGAGGTTCTGCTGGGCCAGCTCGTCAACCTGCTGCGCAACGGCAAGCCCGTCCGTATGTCCAAGCGCAAGGGCACCATGGTGACCCTGCAGGAGCTTGTCGACGAGGTCGGCTCCGATGCCGCTCGCTATACGCTCATCTCCAAGAGCTCCAACCAGATGGTCGACTTCGATATTGAGGCCGTTAAGAAACGCGACAACTCCAACCCGGTGTACTACGTGCAGTACGCTCACGCCCGTGTGTGCTCCATCCTGCGCCGTGCCGCTGACGTTACGCCCGAGCAGGCTGACGAGATGGGCATGAAGGCCGTCGCCGCCAAGGCCATCGGTGAGAACGTCGATTACTCGCTGCTGACCGACCCGACCGAGCTTGCCCTTTCGCGTAAGCTCAACGAGCTCACCGACCTCATCGCCAGCTGCGCTCGTGATCGCGCCCCGTTCCGTCTGACGCACTTTGCCGAGGAGCTTGCCGGCGACTTCCACAGCTTCTATGCTGCTTGCCAGGTGCTGCCGAGCGAGGGCCGTCCCGTCGACCCCGAGCTTTCGCGTGCCCGTCTGGCCGCTTGCGATGCCGTCCGCGTGACGCTCGCCCTGGTGCTCACCCTTGTTGGTGTCTCCGCTCCCGAGCAGATGTAA
- a CDS encoding CarD family transcriptional regulator — protein MFSIGQHVIHPGQGVCTVVGFRDDTPQPMLLLETKQGHAQTILMYPVAQADRLHAAISQQDAEHLLSHYDELECDTFTERNSSLEETHFKQQLKLGAPETVRVAKTMMHRIRQAEEADKKPSSYYMRVLKEAKRRSIEEFAVALGVTEEAAEARLAQAALN, from the coding sequence ATGTTCTCAATCGGTCAACACGTCATTCATCCGGGTCAGGGAGTCTGCACCGTCGTCGGTTTTAGGGACGACACACCGCAGCCCATGCTACTGCTCGAGACCAAGCAGGGACATGCGCAGACGATCCTCATGTACCCCGTGGCGCAGGCCGACCGTTTGCACGCCGCCATCTCGCAGCAAGATGCCGAGCACCTGCTGAGCCACTATGACGAGCTGGAGTGCGACACCTTTACCGAGCGCAACAGCTCGCTTGAGGAGACGCACTTTAAGCAGCAGCTCAAGCTGGGTGCGCCCGAGACGGTCCGCGTGGCAAAGACCATGATGCACCGCATTCGCCAGGCCGAGGAAGCTGATAAAAAACCCAGCTCCTACTACATGCGCGTACTCAAGGAGGCCAAACGCCGCTCCATCGAGGAGTTCGCCGTGGCCCTTGGTGTCACCGAGGAGGCCGCCGAAGCCCGCCTAGCCCAAGCCGCCCTCAACTAA
- a CDS encoding HD domain-containing protein gives MAEPLTAGITRDRAFELLNEHNKDPFHITHGETVEGTMRYFAREFDPENEEFWGIVGLLHDLDWEEHEDDPMNHTIYAAKILKDEGASPELIRAIQTHTSDFNTSLPKPELQMEKILFACDELTGLIGAAVIMRPSKSVMDFTTKSLKKKFKDKRFAAGCSRDVISQGAEMLGWELPELFDRTIAAMQSFAPDHDTFQA, from the coding sequence ATGGCAGAGCCGCTTACCGCCGGAATCACCCGCGACCGCGCGTTCGAACTGCTCAATGAGCACAACAAGGACCCGTTCCATATCACCCATGGCGAGACGGTCGAGGGCACTATGCGCTACTTTGCGCGCGAGTTCGACCCCGAGAACGAGGAGTTTTGGGGCATCGTCGGTCTGCTGCACGACCTGGATTGGGAGGAGCATGAGGACGACCCCATGAACCACACCATCTATGCTGCCAAGATTCTTAAGGATGAAGGTGCGTCTCCCGAGCTCATTCGCGCCATCCAGACGCACACGTCGGACTTCAATACCTCGCTGCCCAAGCCCGAGCTGCAGATGGAAAAGATCCTGTTTGCCTGCGATGAGCTCACCGGCCTGATCGGCGCTGCAGTCATCATGCGCCCGAGCAAGAGCGTTATGGACTTTACGACCAAGTCGCTCAAGAAGAAGTTCAAGGACAAGCGCTTTGCCGCCGGCTGCTCGCGCGACGTGATTTCGCAGGGCGCCGAGATGCTGGGCTGGGAGCTTCCTGAGCTCTTCGACCGCACCATCGCAGCCATGCAGTCCTTCGCCCCCGACCACGATACCTTCCAGGCCTAA